tgtgtgtgtgtgtgtgtgactaacTAGCtagttagtatgtgtgtgtgtgtgtgtgtgtgtgtgtgtgtgtgtgtgtgtgtgtgtgtgtgtgtgtgtgtgtgtgtgtgtgtgtgtgtgtgtgtgtgtgactaacTATTAGAATAACATTCTATTAAGCAACTCTTGCTCGGTTCTGATTACCTGTCTGGCCATTAagactgattgattgaattgCAGATTCAGTTCCGAGTTTTGGGCGGAGGTCCTCCATCGAATACGCCACCTCCCGAACTTTACCACGTCACAGTTGTTGAATACAGCTGTGTAAATCAGGGTAAAGTAACAATGCAATTTGGGGTCCTAAATCGTCAATTCTATGTTGTAAAAGAAATGGTTCGCTTTCTCTGTTCTTCTGCCTTTCAAGTTAACTTGATTGTCTGATAATGCTGATGGTGAACTGGTTGTAAAGGTAGAGTAAAGTTGTCTAATTCTTTTCATTTTACTTGTCGCTTCGGCTGTCTTACAATtatgttgtttttctctttctgaGTTTATTGCACTTTACGATTGTTGCTGATTAAATCAGACATAAGTCACATAAACCTATGCCAACTTGCTCTCTTTAGACACAAAGTAAATCAGGTATATTTATAATTAAAGATGTAGCTATTTATAATCAAGCATGCAGCTGTAATTGTACATGGGGCTATAATAAAAAGAAATCGAATGTAAATGCACATTACATTCAGGCGCCACTGATACAATTCAAAGTAAGTatactaacaagtcgcgtaaggcgaaaatacaatatttagtcaagtagctgtcgaactcacagaatgaaactgaacgcaatgccatttttcagcaagaccgtatactcgtagcatcgtcagtccaccgctcatggcaaaggcagtgaaattgacaagaagagcggggtagtagttgcgctaagaaggatagcacgcttttctgtacctctctttgttttaactttctgagcgtgtttataatccaaacatatcatatctatatgtttttggaatcaggaaccgacaaggaataagatgaaagtgtttttaaattgatttcgacaatttaattttgataataatttttatatatttaattttcagagcttgttttaatccaaatataacatatttatatgtttttggaatcagaaaatgatggagaataagatgaacgtaaatttggatcgttttataaatttttaattttttttacaattttcagatttttaatgaccaaagtcattaattaatttttaagccaccaagctgaaatgcaataccgaagtccgggcttcgtcgaagattacttgaccaaaatttcaaccaatttggttgaaaaatgagggcgtgacagtgccgcctcaactttcacgaaaagccggatatgacgtcatcaaagacatttatcaaaaaaatgaaaaaaacgttctgggatttcatacccaggaactctcatgtcaaatttcataaagatcggtccagtagtttagtctgaatcgctctacacacacacacacacacacgcacacacacacagacagacactgagacacacacacacacacacgcacatacaccacgaccctcgtttcgattcccctcgatgttaaaatatttagtcaaaacttgactaaatataacaagtcgcgtaaggcgaaaatacaacatttagtcaagtagctgtcgaactcacagaatgaaactgaacgcaacgcaacgcagcaagaccgtatactcgtagcaccgtcactccaccgcccgtggcaaaggcagtgccagtggaattgacaagaagagcggggtattcgttgcgctgagaaggatagcacgcttttctgtacctctcttcgttttaactttctgagcgtgtttttaatccaaacatatcatatctatatgtttttggaatcaggaaccgacaaggaataagatgaaagtgtttttaaattgatttcgaaaaaaaattttgataataatttttatatatttaattttcagagcttgttgttaatccaaatataacatatttatatgcttttggaatcagcaaatgatggagaataagatgaacgtaaatttggatcgttttataaaaaaaatattttttttacaattttcagatttttaatgaccaaagtcattaattaatttttaagccaccaagctgaaatgcaataccgaagtccgggcttcgtcgaagattacttgaccaaaatttcaaccaatttggttgaaaaatgagagcgtgacagtgccgcctcaactttcacgaaaagccggatataacgtcataaaagacatttatcaaaaaaatgaaaaaaagtgtgaggatatcattcccaggaactctcatgtcaaatttcataaagatcggtccagtagtttagtctgaatcgttctacacacgtcacacacagacagacagacacacacacacacacacgcacatacaccacgaccctcgtctcgattcccccctctacgttaaaacatttagtcaaaacttgactaaatgtaaaaagcagcgGCTCAAGTCAGAAAAATCTCAACTTAAACTGTAATTTAGTGCTGATGAAATTAAGGACAGTTGTACGACAAACTGCCGCTAATTAAATCAGAAGTGCTTAAATCAGATAAGTATGTATAAAAAGCAGCCGCAAACTTACTCTCAAATAATGTTTTTGAATCCACCATCACCCCCTTTCTAGGTCAGACATGCGTAAGTAACCTTCACCATGCTTTTTTTGTCGTTGGCGACACAGAGACTCACAAAAAGTGCTATATGTTTAAAACGATtccgagttttttttttattaaaacttcatgtaatctccaaATGTCATAGGATCTATACCAATTTctgtgaacaaacaaataaaagttGGTGTAATTTGAACTTTACACTCCAGCTGATGTGGGTCTTGCCCGACACATACGGATTTAAGAAGGAATATATTTTACAGTGTTAACCCTAATCGGGCAGCGTGAATCGGGTACAACGCATACTCAAATGTAAATGCACATTTCAGAAAAGCGCCACGGATGATATTCGAAGTAAGTTTACTAAAAGCAGCAGCTGGAGTCAGATCAATCTCGACTTAAACTGTAATTTAATGCTGATGAAATTAAGCACAGTTGTACGACAAACTGCCTCTAATTCAATCAGAAATTCCTAATTCAGATAGGGATGCACTTAAAGCAGCCGCAAACTAACTCTGAAATAATGTTTGAATCCACCACCATCCCTTTTTAAGTCAGACTTACGTCTAAGTAACCTTCACGGTGCTTGCTTGGTCGTTGACAACACAGAAACTCACAAAAGTGCTGTATGTCTGAAACTATTTAGATTTTTTATGTAATCCCCAATGTCATGGGATCTACCCATCGACCACTGTTCAGAAGATTATCATCTAGAACagtttgaactacacagtccagCTGATGTGGGTCTTGCACGACACATTTGGATTTGAGAAGGAAGTTTACAGTGCGTATGCCTTAACAGGACAGCGCGGGTCGTGCACAAcgcatactctgcaaagagtgTATGCTGATTCGGATGGCATGGGTCGTGTACGTACGAACCGTTACTTTTTACCTTCAATAGCCTACTTctttaaaaagtatgggtcataTACGACCCACACCATCCGGACTGCGTAGTTCAAAACATGACTCGGTGAAGATAAATGTGTCTCAAATTTATTCAGATGGACAATCTACAACATCTTGGGCACGACCTCGACACACCTCCACCAATTGTACACAAGCATCAGTCACCACGATCTCGTCTACCACAAGGCACCCCACTACCAGCGACAGAACAGGTCCAACGTTGTCTACTGATGGCGACATACCGTCTCCAGGTATTGATCGTTCTCTGACAAAGTTCTATTGTTGTTGCTCTGTTTGTTGGGCACTATCTCAGGATCCCTTAATATTATcatgcacaagcatgtgtgtgtgtgtgtgtgggtgtgtgtgtgtgtgtatgtgtgtgtgtttgtgtgtctgtgtgtctgtatgtgtgtgtgtgtgggtgcgtgcgcgcgcgcgtgtgtgtgtgtgtgtgtgtgtgtgggtgcgtctgtgcgtgtgcctgtgtgtatgtgtgtgtgtcctaatAAGATAATATATTTTGCTTCGATCACTTCTGAATGCACTAATACTGTAGTTTACAATTCTTTCCCAGACGGCGAGAGTGATAATAGCGCTGCTGCCATCGCCGGGGTTGTGGTAACTGTCGTTGTactcatcgtcgtcatcatcgtcgtcgtccttGTCTGCATGAGAAAACGTCGCCAAAGGTAAGGTCTTGATTTCTGTTGGTAATAAAAGAGCTAATGGCGGAGGAATCCTTTGTAAAGCTTCCGCTATCCTCCAACATATCTGTACGGTTCACGGAAACAGACTTATAATGTGCCCAAACAACAAGATgtcaacacatttagtcaatctgtttgCCCCCCTCGTCCCGATTCTTTGTCTatctcaaaacttgactaaatgtaaaaaaaaaaacacaagttgTGCGCTGTTTCCTGAAGATGTTTGGTTTTGTTGCAGCAAACCTGATGATGAAAACAGAAACACCGAGGACCTGTCAATGACAACAGGAGGTAAGTACACTTCCGGTTATCAGGTGTTCTAATATATTGATTGCGTCTCAAACATGCACAGCCACTGTTATGGGCCAATCCGTCGAAACTTGATGGACGTTTCAGAATATGCTCTCAAGTAAATTCTTCTTGTGTCTTCAAATTAAAGGTATCTGTCACTCATTGTAGATTTTCTTGCTTCCCATACCCCGTTTCTGTTCCAGCtgtaacatgtgtgtgtgtgtgtgtgtgtgtgtgtgtgtgtgtgtgtgtgtgtgtgtgtgtgtgtgtgtgtgtgtgtgtgtgtgtgtgtgtgtgtgtgtgtgtgtgtgcgtgtgtgtgtgtgtgtgtcattgtcaatgtcattgtcattgtgttttattgttaacaTAACCAAACaagttttgctttttttccacGAATGGAAACAAAGTTGAATCAAACTTGTGTATAAACAGCATTAttatcatcaacaacaaacacaacaacaacaacaacaacaacaacaacaacaacaacgtagatagagtcaacaacaacataaactaCCAAGAGTAATCAAAGGTTCTCATAATAGCAAAAAAACATTCCAAAATCatgtttaaccttcgccggtggtcgtgAGTCTGTGTGCACCCAGAAAGGTGTTTAATTAAAAATATCTTTTAAACTAGTTGGAATTTTtgaatgagcttttaagaatgccttaggcacctaaaaagctcttatgtcctaaaatgtCAGCAGGAAGTAATTAAAGAACATAAAGGTCACGTTGTGttgtaattattattattaatattaatcCGCAGGCCGCAGAGATCCCTCGAGATCTTCATACACTTCCAACTACTATCTCACACCCCTGAACGTATATGATGGTTTGACCAATCGAAACCTCGAAGAACACGCGTATGCTGATATGACCAATCAGAACAACACTTACGAAGTCTTGACGCAGGACAGGGGAGATACCAGACCTTACGATTCGCTAGCTGCCCGAAATAATGCGGAACTCACAGAGCAGGGAGCAAGCGCGTGTTCCGAATACTACAACACAGTGAGTCCGCCAGGGTGGGgttcttcatcttcaaagcAAGCTCCTGCTACTTCAAATGGTTCTGATAATCAGAATATTTAGAGACGTGGAAAAGTCAAGGACCGTCAGAGTCCGGGTCTAAACGCGATTGTTTAATATGTGTTGatgaaatgtttgtttgtttgtttatttgttgcttaacgtccagccgactacgcagagccatatcaggacgaggaagggggggatgaagggggccacttgtcaagcgattcctgtttacaaatgcactaacccattacttgtgtcccagcaggctttagtaaaactaaattaatacctactggaagattaccagtttccagtatgttaaaatagacttaacctatctactgctggacttacatcagaacactaacagattaaactatacatgaatcgcgagacaagcggcaagagaagagatttttggaaaaaatacaggtgaatgagcaagaaggcagaaagaagaaaagaattcatgaagaaaaagagagcatgacaggaaagaggaaccaaaaatctacctaacagcaaactagaaagctcctgcggttccaaaaacaggaggggcctttaatttcataaccgcagtgccccactgcgggagtttATGAAATGTATCGGCAACCCGAGTCTGTTGACTCAGCAAAGAAAAGATCTGATTGCTATTCACCTATTGCTTTTTTCACAGCTGTGTTCAGTGTAAAAAACATTGAAAAGAATGAAAGTGTTGAAAGAAAGATAGACCTGAATTGGATTTTAATTTAATCAGGATACAGATATATGGGCGGATCCAGaggggggtttccggggtttcccCAGGAGCTTCGCGCCCTTAACTGAACGCTTCCC
This genomic interval from Littorina saxatilis isolate snail1 unplaced genomic scaffold, US_GU_Lsax_2.0 scaffold_1279, whole genome shotgun sequence contains the following:
- the LOC138956222 gene encoding uncharacterized protein, coding for MEDQSNAVTSNRNRTARFSIKPMTGKIQFRVLGGGPPSNTPPPELYHVTVVEYSCVNQDGQSTTSWARPRHTSTNCTQASVTTISSTTRHPTTSDRTGPTLSTDGDIPSPDGESDNSAAAIAGVVVTVVVLIVVIIVVVLVCMRKRRQSKPDDENRNTEDLSMTTGGRRDPSRSSYTSNYYLTPLNVYDGLTNRNLEEHAYADMTNQNNTYEVLTQDRGDTRPYDSLAARNNAELTEQGASACSEYYNTVSPPGWGSSSSKQAPATSNGSDNQNI